In the Garciella nitratireducens DSM 15102 genome, AATTCCTGCAACTGCCATAGGAACTGCAATCACAATCCCCCACAACATAAAAGTCCCCACACTGATATCAAAGATTCCTGCTACCCCTACTGGTCCTGGTGTAGGAGGCACCATAGTATGAGTAATTACCAAACCTGCTGCTAAAGAAACTCCTAAAGAAATCACAGATTTTTTAGTCTGCTTAGATAATGCTTTTGCTAATGGAAAAAGAATTACAAATCCAGAATCACAAAAAATAGGAATAGATACCAAAAATCCCGTAGCAGCCATCGCTATTTCCTCTTTCCCTTTGCCTAAAATCTTCAAAAAAGTTCTTGCCATGGTCTTGGCTGCCCCAGAAGCTTCAAAAAGAGATCCCATCATAACTCCAAGACCAATGATAATTCCTATATTCCCTAAAGTACCTCCAAATCCACCAGTAATACTTACAACAATATCTTCATAAGGTACTCCTCCAATAATTCCTATGAAAACCGTTGCAATAATTAGTGCTAAAAAAGTATGAATCTTTGTTCTCATAATCATAAAGAGCAATATAATTAATCCTACAGCTAATCCAATAAGCATCTGTGTTTGTGCTGTCATAATAAGACCCCCTTTTATTCTTTTATAACAATTTTATCTTTTTGTACTAGTTAAATAATATCAAAATTTAAAAATCTATATTTAACTAGTACAAAAACGAAATCATATTTATTTATTTTTCTAAGCATCCCTATTTACAAAGACTTTTTCTATTCTGTTTAAATTTCTCTGGTAAAATAAGGTGCATATTTTGCTGCAAGTTTTACTGCTTCTATCATGCTAACTGCGCTAGCAATATTTTTCCCTGCAATATCAAAAGCAGTCCCATGATCTACAGAAGTTCTTAAAAATGGCATAGAATTAGTAATAGAAATCGTTCTTTCAAAGTCTAAAGTCTTAGTAGCAATATGTCCTTGATCATGATACAAAGATAAAACAGCTGCATATTTTCCATGTAATGCTTGAGAAAATACAGAATCTGCACCAATAGGGCCTACTACATCATATCCTTGTTTTTTTGCCTCTTCTATTGCTGGAGTTATTTGCTCTACTTCTTCCCTTCCAAATAATCCATGTTCCCCTGAATGAGGATTTAATCCCGCTACTGCTAAAGTTCCTTTTACTCCTAATCTTTTCATCGCCTCACTACATCTCTGAATATAGTCTAATACACGATCATAAGTTACTACATCACAGGCATCTCGTAAAGACATATGTCGTGATAAAAAAAATACTCTTAAATTTCTTACCTCAAACATCGTCAAAGGATCTTCTATTCCTGCTAAATCTCCTAAAATCTCTGTATGACCAATATAAGGCACTTTAGCTGCTCTTAAAGATTCTTTATTAATTGGCGTAGTAGCAATCGCATCTACTTTCTTTTTCATGGCAAGTTCTACTACTTTTTTGATATATTCAAAAGCTGCTTGTCCACACATAGCATTGACTTGACCAAATTTAAACTTTTCCATTTCTATATTATTTAAATCTAACATATCTATGGTACCATAAGCAAATTTAGAATCTTCTATCTTCTCCACTACATGAATTTTTAAATTCACATCTGTAATTTCAATAGCTTGCTTTACTATTTTCTCATCTCCTACTAAAAAAGGATTACAAATATCATAAATTTCTTTCTCATAAAAAGTCTTCGCAACAATTTCTGGTCCAATTCCAGCAGGATCTCCTAAGGAAATTCCAATAATTGGTTTTTTCATCTTTTTTCCTCCTTGTATTAATCTATAATATCTCCTCTTAATCTTTCTACACAAAATTTCATAGTATCCTTATCCCCCACCATTCCTCCTTTACTTATAATTCTTAAATGATCCATCTCTCCTCCAATTAATCTTCCATAAGCAGCTAATGGCACAATTTCTTCTTTAATTTCTACTCCTATGGAATGAAGTTCTTCACAAAGAGCTACAGTAATATCTCCACCACTTACAAAAACTCCTGCAAGAGAATTTGCCGATATTAATACCTCCTTAGAAATCTTAGCTAGACCACTAGATATCAATAAAGATGCTTCCTCTACAGTTATACAATTTTTTTGAGAAAACTCCCTCAAATTTAATTTTCCTTCCTTTTTCAGTGGAGTAGTCGTAATAAGAATAATCTCATAACATGAATTTTTCATTCCCTGTTTTGCCATTTGTACTGCTCTTTGTATTTCTCCTTTTCTGTTCTCAGGTTCAATAAGATCTTTAGCATTCACATTTACAATATAAGGTTGATAACTTTCAACAATCTCATGTAATTGTTGAATAGTAATATCTGTTACAGACCCTACTGTCATAAGTACTTTATTCATCTGATTTTCTCTATCTAAAATTTCTCGAATCATATTTAAAGTAAAAGGCCCAGGATCTACTGTGATATACTCCACTCCACTAGAAAGAACTGCTTCGGTAATAATAGAAATATCCTTATTAGTAATACTATCAAATATTAAAAGATTCGTTCCTTTAGCCTTCTCTCTTTTTATAATCTCAGTAACATGCTCTACTCCTTTAGAAATATCTTTTAAAAATACAGATTGGATTTTTCCCTTAAAGTTTTTACTTAATAAATATTTTACATTAGAAGAATCTACCGCAGCCTTAGGATCCCTTCCAGCATCAGAATTTTCTAATAAAATCCCATTTACCAACATCTCTCCATTAAAAACAATTCTTCCCGTATCGGGATAAGCAGGTACTGCAATCGCCATTCTATCATCACCTAATTCCTCCAATACCGCATTAATTTCAGGTCCTAAGTTTCCTCTTAAAGTAGAATCAATTCTTTTATTATACACAAGAATATCCTTTGATTTTAACACTCGAGTAACTTCTCGAACCTTATAATAAGCTTGATTAGGTGCAATTCCACGACTAGATGTACTAACTGCTAATACATCCATATTTTGGGGAATCATTTTTTCTTCTAATACCATTAAACTTGCCGTTTGCAATCCTGTTTTTTTGATTAACGAACAAGTTGCATTCGCTCCTGTTAAATCATCTGCAATAATTACAAATCTATTCATCTACTTCACCTCCCTTTACATAAATTACCTGAGTATGATACTTTTTTATAAAAGCAAACTGCTCTTCAGTAAATAGAATATCAGTGACTATATAGTCGAAATCCTTTACATCATTAATGCAATACAACCCAGCTTCTCCTAATTTCGATTGATCTACCAATAATACCGACTGCTCACTATTTTGTATCATTAATTTTTTTAACTCTATTTTTTCTTCAGAGGGAGTAAATAACTTTAAATCTTCACTCATGGCAGATGTCCCAATAAATGCAATATCACAATAAATACATCTTAATGCTTGCCTGGTCAAAAATCCCTGCGTATTTCCTACATGCTTAATAATAGATCCCCCTAACATTACTACTTGAACATGATTTACATTATAAAGATGATGAGCAATGTTTATATCATTGGTTACTACCGTTAAATCCTGTAAATTAGAGTGTAAAATCTGATCTGCTAATTCAAAGGTACTAGTCCCAGCATCTAATAAAATTGTCATCTTATTTTCAATTAATGAAAGAGCTTCTTTTGCGATTTTTACCTTTGATCCATGGTTTTTAAATTTCTTTTCATCATAAACCACCTCATGTGCTAAAGGCTTCTTTCTTTTAGCACCTCCATAAGTTCGAAGAATCAAACCTTCTTCCTCTAACTTATTTAAATCTCTTCTTATGGTAATCTCACTTACATCAAAGTATTCTGATAATACTCTTACTTCTGCAGAACCTTTCTTATTTACATATTCTAATATTTTTTCTAATCTTTCTGAAGATAACATTTTTTCATCTCCTCAGCGAATAATTGATCGTATTTGATTGAGTTTGTTCTTCTTGTTTCTAATATACTCGATTTTATAATCATTGTCAATCATAAACAATCTCTTGGCATAAGTAATTTATATTAATTTTATCCTTCTATTCCAATAAACTCTATAAAAAATTCTTTTGAATAAAATTGATTAACTTATCGGGTTGTTTCTATTTTTAAATCCACAAATATTATATAATAATAGTAATAAGTATTACCATACTACAAAATGAAAGGATGGAGATACTATATGAATACCCATCTTAAAAAAATTACTCATACTTCTCTGCTCATTGCACTGGTGTTTCTTTGTACAGTAGTGATTATCATTCCTTCGCCCTTAGGAGGTTATATTAATCTAGGAGATGCAGCTATCTATCTATCTTCCTATTTCTTAGGGCCTATGTTAGGTTTCCTTGCAGCGGGAATAGGATCTATGCTAGGAGATTTTTATTTAGGATATGTAAACT is a window encoding:
- a CDS encoding four-carbon acid sugar kinase family protein; the encoded protein is MNRFVIIADDLTGANATCSLIKKTGLQTASLMVLEEKMIPQNMDVLAVSTSSRGIAPNQAYYKVREVTRVLKSKDILVYNKRIDSTLRGNLGPEINAVLEELGDDRMAIAVPAYPDTGRIVFNGEMLVNGILLENSDAGRDPKAAVDSSNVKYLLSKNFKGKIQSVFLKDISKGVEHVTEIIKREKAKGTNLLIFDSITNKDISIITEAVLSSGVEYITVDPGPFTLNMIREILDRENQMNKVLMTVGSVTDITIQQLHEIVESYQPYIVNVNAKDLIEPENRKGEIQRAVQMAKQGMKNSCYEIILITTTPLKKEGKLNLREFSQKNCITVEEASLLISSGLAKISKEVLISANSLAGVFVSGGDITVALCEELHSIGVEIKEEIVPLAAYGRLIGGEMDHLRIISKGGMVGDKDTMKFCVERLRGDIID
- a CDS encoding DeoR/GlpR family DNA-binding transcription regulator; amino-acid sequence: MLSSERLEKILEYVNKKGSAEVRVLSEYFDVSEITIRRDLNKLEEEGLILRTYGGAKRKKPLAHEVVYDEKKFKNHGSKVKIAKEALSLIENKMTILLDAGTSTFELADQILHSNLQDLTVVTNDINIAHHLYNVNHVQVVMLGGSIIKHVGNTQGFLTRQALRCIYCDIAFIGTSAMSEDLKLFTPSEEKIELKKLMIQNSEQSVLLVDQSKLGEAGLYCINDVKDFDYIVTDILFTEEQFAFIKKYHTQVIYVKGGEVDE
- the pdxA gene encoding 4-hydroxythreonine-4-phosphate dehydrogenase PdxA: MKKPIIGISLGDPAGIGPEIVAKTFYEKEIYDICNPFLVGDEKIVKQAIEITDVNLKIHVVEKIEDSKFAYGTIDMLDLNNIEMEKFKFGQVNAMCGQAAFEYIKKVVELAMKKKVDAIATTPINKESLRAAKVPYIGHTEILGDLAGIEDPLTMFEVRNLRVFFLSRHMSLRDACDVVTYDRVLDYIQRCSEAMKRLGVKGTLAVAGLNPHSGEHGLFGREEVEQITPAIEEAKKQGYDVVGPIGADSVFSQALHGKYAAVLSLYHDQGHIATKTLDFERTISITNSMPFLRTSVDHGTAFDIAGKNIASAVSMIEAVKLAAKYAPYFTREI